The following proteins are encoded in a genomic region of Limosilactobacillus reuteri subsp. reuteri:
- the rseP gene encoding RIP metalloprotease RseP, with product MIITIITFIIVFGILVLVHEYGHYYFAKRAGILVREFSIGMGPKIWWRRKNGTTYTIRILPLGGYVRLAGADDEDQDELKPGTPLTIQLNDQDKVISINASDKTTLFQGIPLQLVACDLEDGLWIKGYVNGDEDQLKVYSVDHDAMIIERDGTEVQIAPRDVQFRSASLPARMMTNFAGPMNNFILSLVVFIILGFTLTGVPTNSNQLGQVNAGSVAAKAGLKANDRIVKVNNQKINNWTDLSTNISNKPNKTVSVTYERGNKTYHTKLTPKAVERGHQKVGQIGIVEKQEKSLAARLKFGWQQFIQAGTLIFSVLGHMVTHGFSLNDLGGPVAIYAGTSQATSLGINGVLNFLALLSINLGIVNLLPIPALDGGKLLLNIVEAIIRRPIPEKAEGIITMIGFLILLTLMVLVTWNDIQRYFIR from the coding sequence CCTTGTTCATGAATATGGTCATTATTATTTTGCTAAACGAGCAGGAATTCTGGTTCGTGAATTTTCAATAGGAATGGGTCCAAAAATTTGGTGGAGACGAAAAAATGGTACTACCTATACTATTCGAATTTTGCCCCTCGGTGGTTATGTTCGTTTAGCTGGGGCTGATGATGAGGACCAAGATGAGTTAAAGCCAGGTACCCCGCTAACGATTCAACTAAATGATCAAGATAAAGTTATTAGTATTAATGCTAGTGATAAAACAACCTTATTTCAGGGGATCCCCCTTCAACTAGTTGCTTGTGATTTAGAAGATGGCTTATGGATAAAAGGATATGTCAATGGGGACGAAGATCAGCTAAAGGTATATAGTGTTGACCATGATGCAATGATTATTGAGCGAGACGGAACCGAGGTACAGATTGCTCCACGTGATGTGCAATTTCGTTCAGCAAGTCTGCCTGCACGGATGATGACCAATTTTGCTGGTCCGATGAATAATTTCATTTTGTCCTTAGTGGTATTTATCATTCTTGGCTTCACCTTAACGGGCGTACCAACTAATAGCAATCAGTTAGGGCAAGTGAATGCCGGTTCCGTAGCTGCCAAAGCGGGCTTAAAAGCAAACGATCGGATTGTTAAGGTTAATAACCAAAAAATAAATAATTGGACTGACCTTTCAACGAATATTTCAAATAAGCCTAATAAGACAGTGTCAGTAACGTATGAGCGTGGTAATAAAACTTATCATACTAAGCTAACACCAAAAGCGGTTGAGCGAGGTCATCAAAAAGTTGGCCAAATTGGAATTGTTGAAAAGCAAGAAAAGAGTTTAGCTGCGCGTCTGAAGTTTGGTTGGCAGCAATTTATCCAAGCAGGAACATTAATCTTTAGTGTTCTTGGCCACATGGTTACTCATGGGTTTAGCTTAAATGACCTTGGTGGACCGGTAGCAATTTATGCTGGGACATCGCAAGCCACCTCATTGGGAATCAATGGAGTTTTAAATTTCTTAGCCCTCTTATCAATCAACTTAGGAATTGTTAACTTATTACCAATTCCAGCATTGGATGGCGGGAAATTGTTATTGAATATTGTTGAAGCGATCATTCGGCGACCAATTCCTGAAAAAGCTGAGGGAATTATCACAATGATTGGTTTCCTAATCTTACTAACACTTATGGTTCTAGTAACATGGAACGATATTCAAAGATATTTTATTCGGTAA